The nucleotide sequence GTGGCACTATGAGAGTTGGTATTATCGGTGCAATGGATGAAGAAGTCGATTTGCTTCGCAACAAACTGCAAGACAGGGAAAATACGTATCTTGCAGGAAGCGAATTTTATCAAGGGAAGATTGGTAGCTTGCAAGTAGTGCTGCTGAAGTCAGGAATCGGCAAAGTAAATGCCGCAATGGGGACAGCGATCCTGATAGATAAATTCCAGCCGGATATCATCATCAATACAGGTTCTGCAGGCGGATTCCATAGAGAACTTAATGTAGGTGACGTCGTTATTTCCACTGAAGTAAGACATCATGATGTTGATGTGACGATTTTTGGCTACGAATATGGCCAGGTGCCAAGAATGCCGGCATATTTTGCCCCTGATGACAATCTTGTAAGCATCGCGGTAAAGAGTGCTGAAAAGATTAATGACATCCAAGTCGTTAAAGGCTTAATCGCATCTGGTGATTCCTTTATGAATGACCCGAAGAGGGTAGAATTCATCAGAACCAAGCTTCCTAATTTGTATGCTGCGGAAATGGAAGCAGCAGCAATCGCACAGGTTGCCTGCCAATTTGGCATACCGTTTGTCATTATCAGGTCGCTCTCCGATATTGCTGGAAAGGACTCGAATATCTCATTCGACCAATTCCTTGCGACAGCCGCAAAAAACTCTGCAGAATTGATATTACTAATGTTAGAGGAGCTGAAAAAGTAATGGTTAAGAAAATGAATGTTGAAAGCTTTAATTTGGACCACACAAAAGTTGCTGCACCATATGTAAGGCTAGCTGGTACAACACAAGGAGCTAATGGGGATGTCATCCATAAATATGATATCCGTTTTTGCCAGCCGAACAAGGAGCATATGGAGATGCCTGGCCTTCATTCACTTGAACATCTCATGGCTGAAAATATCCGCAATCACCATGCTAGTGTTGTAGATATCAGTCCGATGGGATGCCAAACTGGATTTTATCTCTCTGTGATCAATCATGATGATTACGACAACATCCTGGAAGTACTGGAAAAAACATTGACTGATGTGCTTGAAGCAGATGAAGTACCAGCGTGCAACGAAATCCAGTGTGGATGGGCTGCAAGCCATAGTCTTGAGGGAGCAAAAGAAATTGCGGCAAAAATGTTGGAAAAGAAAGGCGAATGGCGCCAAGTTTTTGCTGAATAAGGAGAGTTAATGCAATGACGGTTTACCGCAGTATCCATGAACTTATTGGACATACACCAATGATTGAACTTACACAATTCCAATTGCCTAACGATGTCCGTCTGTTCGCAAAATTGGAATATCTCAATCCAGGCGGCAGTATTAAGGACCGGCTAGGGGTTGAGTTAATCGACAAGGCATTCCGCACAGGGAAATTAGCAGCAGGAGGAACAGTGATTGAACCAACTGCCGGAAATACTGGGATTGGGCTGGCACTTGCAGCAATCAACAAAGGAATTGATGTTATCTTTGTTGTTCCGGAAAAATTCAGCATTGAAAAGCAGTCGATCATGAAGGCGCTCGGAGCAACAATCATTCATACTCCTACTTCCGAGGGGATGGAAGGAGCAATTCGTAAAACAGGACAATTGCTTACTGAAATTCCAAATTCCTATTCGCCGTCGCAATTCTCCAATTCCGCCAACCCAGAAACCTACTATAAAACATTGGGACCTGAGATTTGGGGAGACCTGGATGGTGAGATTGATATTTTCATAGCCGGTGCTGGTACAGGCGGAACATTCATGGGTACGGCAAGGTTTTTAAAAGAGAAAAATCCAAAGATTAAAACCGTCATTGTTGAACCAGAAGGATCAATCCTTAACGGAGGCAAGTCTGGTCCTCATAAAACGGAGGGAATCGGAATGGAATTTCTTCCCGTTTATATGGACGCAGCCTATTTTGACACGATCCATACGATTTCAGATATAGATGCATTTGACCGTGTGAAGGAACTCGCGGCTAGAGAGGGTATACTTGCTGCAAGCTCATCTGGCGCAGCTCTTCACGCAGCCTTACTAGAAGCTCGAAAAGCCCCTCCTGGCGCAAAAATCGTGACAGTATTTCCAGATGGCAGCGAGCGTTATTTAAGCAAAAAAATCTACGAGGGGGGAATTTAAATGAAACGCAAAACGAAATTAATCCACGGTGGTATTCCCGGCGATAAAACGACGGGCGCTGTTTCGTTTCCTATTTATCAGGTAAGTACTTACAAGCAAGAGGATGTTGGCGTCCATAAAGGTTATGAATATTCACGAACAGGAAACCCGACGAGGTTTGCTCTGGAAGAGTTAATTAAAGACCTGGAAGAGGGAAAACGAGGTTTTGCCTTTGGTTCAGGGATGGCGGCGATCACTGCTGTCATGATGTTATTCAGCACCGGAGACCACATCATCCTGACAGATGACGTATATGGTGGTACCTACCGGGTTATGAACAAGGTACTTAACCGGATCGGAATTGAATCTACATTTGTAGACACAACAGATCTTGAAGCGGTAAAAGCGGCAATTCAGCCAAATACAAAAGCTTTGTATATCGAGACACCAACAAATCCGCTTTTAAAGGTAACGGACATTAAGGCATGTGCAGAGCTGGCGAAAGAAAATGACTTGCTCACAATTGTGGACAATACCTTCAGCACACCATACTGGCAGACACCGTTGACTCAGGGTGCCGATATGGTCCTTCATTCTGCAACGAAATACCTAGGTGGCCACAGCGATGTAGTGGCGGGATTGGTCGTCGTCAATGATGAACAGCTTGCAGATGATCTTCATTTTGTCCAGAACTCCACCGGAGGGATTTTAGGGCCACAGGATTCCTGGTTATTAGTGAGGGGAATTAAAACTTTGGGTCTTAGGATGGAAGCCCACGAGGCGAACACCCAAAAGATCGTCGAGTTTCTCAAGGATCAAAAGAGTGTGGAGAAAATTTATTATCCAGGTCTCGAATCTCACCCTCAGCATGCAATTGCAAAGGAACAGGCTGGCGGATTCGGAGGCATGGTGAGCTTTGATGTGGGCAGTGCTGATAAAGCGGCTGAGGTGTTGAATAAGGTTAAATATTTCACGCTCGCTGAAAGTCTTGGAGCAGTCGAGAGCTTAATCTCTCTTCCAGCAAAAATGACTCATGCATCCATACCGGCTGAGCGCCGAGCTGAGCTTGGAATTACGGACGGGTTAATCAGGATCTCGGTCGGAATTGAAGATGTGGAGGATTTGATTGAGGATCTGAAGCAGGCATTGCAATAGAAGGCTTGAACAAATTGGCGCCCGAAAATCCGTGATTTATGAAAAACAGGTCACCAATAGAATGTAAATAGGCACCGGAATTCAACCGGTGCCTTAATTTTTTGCCCAAAAATGTTATCAAAACTCTTAAGAAGCCTTCTGCTCAGTAAAAGAAGCATGCTGGGCTGCTTTGTTATTTTTAAAAACATTGAATACCAGATTCAATAAGATGGCAGTTAAGCTGCCGGCAACAATTCCGTTGTCTGTCAGGATTCGGATGCTTGTAGGCATTTGTGCGAATAATTCCGGTACGGCTGTCACACCGAGTCCCATTCCGACAGAGCATGCAATGATCAAAAGATTTTCCTGCGATGAGAACTCTACCGCGCTGAGCAT is from Mesobacillus boroniphilus and encodes:
- the mtnN gene encoding 5'-methylthioadenosine/S-adenosylhomocysteine nucleosidase, yielding MRVGIIGAMDEEVDLLRNKLQDRENTYLAGSEFYQGKIGSLQVVLLKSGIGKVNAAMGTAILIDKFQPDIIINTGSAGGFHRELNVGDVVISTEVRHHDVDVTIFGYEYGQVPRMPAYFAPDDNLVSIAVKSAEKINDIQVVKGLIASGDSFMNDPKRVEFIRTKLPNLYAAEMEAAAIAQVACQFGIPFVIIRSLSDIAGKDSNISFDQFLATAAKNSAELILLMLEELKK
- a CDS encoding S-ribosylhomocysteine lyase, whose protein sequence is MVKKMNVESFNLDHTKVAAPYVRLAGTTQGANGDVIHKYDIRFCQPNKEHMEMPGLHSLEHLMAENIRNHHASVVDISPMGCQTGFYLSVINHDDYDNILEVLEKTLTDVLEADEVPACNEIQCGWAASHSLEGAKEIAAKMLEKKGEWRQVFAE
- a CDS encoding PLP-dependent cysteine synthase family protein, encoding MTVYRSIHELIGHTPMIELTQFQLPNDVRLFAKLEYLNPGGSIKDRLGVELIDKAFRTGKLAAGGTVIEPTAGNTGIGLALAAINKGIDVIFVVPEKFSIEKQSIMKALGATIIHTPTSEGMEGAIRKTGQLLTEIPNSYSPSQFSNSANPETYYKTLGPEIWGDLDGEIDIFIAGAGTGGTFMGTARFLKEKNPKIKTVIVEPEGSILNGGKSGPHKTEGIGMEFLPVYMDAAYFDTIHTISDIDAFDRVKELAAREGILAASSSGAALHAALLEARKAPPGAKIVTVFPDGSERYLSKKIYEGGI
- a CDS encoding bifunctional cystathionine gamma-lyase/homocysteine desulfhydrase, translating into MKRKTKLIHGGIPGDKTTGAVSFPIYQVSTYKQEDVGVHKGYEYSRTGNPTRFALEELIKDLEEGKRGFAFGSGMAAITAVMMLFSTGDHIILTDDVYGGTYRVMNKVLNRIGIESTFVDTTDLEAVKAAIQPNTKALYIETPTNPLLKVTDIKACAELAKENDLLTIVDNTFSTPYWQTPLTQGADMVLHSATKYLGGHSDVVAGLVVVNDEQLADDLHFVQNSTGGILGPQDSWLLVRGIKTLGLRMEAHEANTQKIVEFLKDQKSVEKIYYPGLESHPQHAIAKEQAGGFGGMVSFDVGSADKAAEVLNKVKYFTLAESLGAVESLISLPAKMTHASIPAERRAELGITDGLIRISVGIEDVEDLIEDLKQALQ